In a genomic window of Virgibacillus sp. SK37:
- a CDS encoding CoA transferase subunit A has product MKTIYTSFSEAIQNIKDGSTIMVGGFGLVGIPENLILALVESNVKHLTVISNNCGVDDWGLGLLLENKQIDKMIGSYVGENKEFERQVLAGELEVELNPQGTLAERIRAGGAGIPAFYTPAGVGTPIAAEKEVRVFDNKEYVMETALKADFSLIRALKGDKHGNLIYNKTARNFNPMMAAAANVTIAEVEELVEAGSINPDHVHTPGIYVQGLIEGKQEKKIERLTLRQEA; this is encoded by the coding sequence ATGAAAACAATCTATACATCATTTAGTGAAGCAATACAAAATATTAAAGACGGATCCACGATTATGGTGGGAGGATTCGGACTTGTTGGTATACCTGAAAACTTGATTCTTGCCCTGGTGGAAAGTAACGTAAAACATCTCACGGTCATCTCCAACAATTGTGGGGTAGATGATTGGGGACTTGGATTACTGTTGGAAAATAAGCAAATAGACAAAATGATTGGATCTTATGTGGGGGAGAATAAAGAGTTTGAACGCCAAGTATTAGCAGGAGAGTTAGAAGTGGAACTTAATCCACAAGGGACACTTGCAGAACGAATACGGGCTGGTGGAGCTGGTATTCCCGCTTTCTATACCCCGGCGGGAGTTGGAACACCTATTGCAGCCGAAAAAGAAGTACGCGTATTTGATAATAAAGAATATGTAATGGAAACTGCTTTAAAGGCTGATTTTAGCTTAATTAGAGCACTTAAGGGAGATAAACATGGGAACCTTATTTATAATAAAACAGCGCGTAACTTCAATCCGATGATGGCTGCAGCAGCTAACGTAACAATTGCTGAAGTGGAAGAACTTGTTGAAGCAGGGAGTATTAATCCGGATCATGTTCATACTCCGGGAATCTATGTCCAAGGACTAATTGAAGGTAAACAAGAGAAGAAGATAGAACGTTTGACATTAAGGCAAGAAGCATAA
- a CDS encoding sigma-54-dependent Fis family transcriptional regulator — translation MLPFNSKYKDEIFETVLENAYHCFVIVDAKGLITYMNKTYCDFIEVNRDEIIGKHVEEVIENTRMHIVARTGIEEIADLQYIRGNHMIANRIPVYADGEIVGAVGTVLFRDTKEWMKMNSHIKDLMLEVERYRSQLDDRYGVTYSLHDIVGSSPQLSKIKNQVKKVATGDVTILLRGESGTGKELFAHSIHHLSERNQKPFIKVNCAAIPEHLLESELFGYTEGAFTGAKKGGKLGNFQLADGGTIFLDEIGDMPLGAQVKILRVLQEGEVEAIGSVQTQKIDVRVVAATNQPLEKLIQEGRFREDLFYRINVIQLYIPSLKERPEDIRILAKYILTKVTNRSGKRVLDFDQQVFEFFTNYSWPGNIRELENVIESAVHLSTSETITMEDLPDHLKKDIVLHPQKGSLKEIIDQAEKQALKNALKQSNGDKIQAAKRLKIGKSSFYDKIKKYNL, via the coding sequence ATGTTACCTTTTAACAGTAAATATAAAGATGAGATTTTTGAAACGGTTTTAGAAAATGCTTATCATTGTTTTGTGATTGTTGATGCTAAAGGACTCATTACATATATGAATAAAACGTATTGTGATTTTATTGAAGTAAACCGAGATGAGATTATTGGTAAACATGTGGAAGAAGTCATCGAAAACACACGTATGCATATTGTGGCACGAACTGGAATTGAGGAGATAGCAGATTTGCAATATATCCGGGGGAATCACATGATAGCAAATCGGATTCCTGTTTATGCGGATGGAGAAATTGTTGGGGCTGTTGGAACGGTTCTTTTTCGTGATACAAAAGAATGGATGAAAATGAATAGCCATATTAAGGACCTCATGCTTGAAGTGGAACGTTATAGAAGTCAATTGGATGACAGATATGGAGTTACTTATTCGTTGCATGATATTGTAGGGAGCTCTCCACAATTGAGTAAAATTAAAAATCAGGTTAAAAAGGTGGCTACGGGTGACGTTACTATTTTGCTGCGTGGGGAAAGTGGAACAGGTAAAGAATTATTTGCTCACAGTATTCACCATCTGAGTGAGCGAAATCAGAAACCTTTTATTAAAGTCAATTGTGCTGCGATCCCTGAGCATTTACTTGAATCAGAGTTATTTGGTTATACAGAAGGTGCTTTTACCGGGGCAAAAAAAGGTGGTAAGTTGGGTAATTTTCAGCTTGCTGATGGAGGAACGATCTTCCTTGATGAAATTGGTGATATGCCTTTGGGTGCTCAAGTGAAAATTTTACGTGTATTGCAAGAGGGAGAAGTAGAGGCAATTGGTTCAGTGCAAACTCAGAAGATTGATGTACGGGTTGTAGCGGCAACAAATCAGCCACTGGAAAAATTAATTCAAGAGGGACGATTCCGTGAAGACTTGTTTTACAGAATTAATGTAATCCAGCTCTATATTCCTTCATTAAAGGAACGTCCGGAGGATATACGGATTTTGGCAAAGTATATTTTAACTAAGGTGACAAATCGTTCTGGTAAACGTGTGTTGGACTTCGATCAACAGGTATTTGAGTTTTTTACTAATTATTCTTGGCCTGGTAATATTCGCGAATTAGAAAATGTAATTGAATCAGCTGTACATTTATCCACGAGTGAAACAATTACGATGGAAGATTTACCTGATCATTTAAAAAAGGATATAGTGTTACACCCTCAAAAAGGAAGTTTAAAAGAAATTATTGACCAAGCAGAGAAGCAGGCATTGAAAAATGCGCTAAAACAGTCAAATGGTGACAAGATACAAGCTGCAAAACGTTTAAAGATAGGTAAGTCCAGTTTTTATGATAAAATTAAAAAATATAATCTATAA
- a CDS encoding CotY/CotZ family spore coat protein: MKGCDHSSHCIKETLQSILLAQNEVTYDSCDSSCKKSIADLSKKRRKYSKKNTVPFILYGKDNKPFEATGITTYKDVCTKKKKFICIESFVFRIKSLEGECAILELLTFDCNKDNCCILQHHTEHDCTPCCQVDEEYVDDLMATGICVKVDIACFCAISCLPAVHLQKHVG; encoded by the coding sequence ATGAAAGGCTGTGATCACTCTTCCCATTGTATAAAAGAAACACTCCAATCCATTCTTTTAGCACAAAACGAAGTAACTTATGACTCATGCGATTCTTCATGTAAAAAGTCAATTGCTGATCTATCAAAAAAGAGAAGAAAATATTCAAAGAAGAATACGGTCCCTTTTATTTTATATGGTAAGGATAATAAACCTTTTGAAGCAACAGGTATAACGACTTATAAGGATGTCTGCACAAAAAAGAAGAAATTTATATGTATTGAATCCTTTGTTTTTAGAATTAAATCATTAGAAGGAGAATGCGCTATACTTGAACTCCTTACCTTTGATTGTAATAAAGATAATTGTTGTATACTCCAACATCATACGGAGCACGATTGCACACCATGCTGTCAAGTTGATGAGGAATATGTAGATGACCTTATGGCAACAGGAATCTGTGTAAAAGTAGATATTGCATGTTTTTGCGCCATTTCCTGTTTACCAGCCGTGCATTTACAAAAACATGTAGGATAA
- the aroD gene encoding type I 3-dehydroquinate dehydratase gives MKIVEIGNVKLGDGQPKIIVPLVGKTNKELLDEAESIVKLQPDIVEWRVDKYEEVKQIQAVTTLLDRLKKVLIDIPILFTFRTVKEGGDCKISHSYYWTLLEAIVNTGQVELMDVELFYDQKAKIKEFIEKAQGVDMKVVISNHDFTKTPTNEELAFRLYQMEKLGADVLKIAVMPITSRDVLNLMHSTLSAKENGVQQPMITMAMGQLGIISRLSGELFGSTATFAAGKKTSAPGQIGIESVRSSLKLLKL, from the coding sequence GTGAAAATAGTTGAGATAGGAAATGTGAAATTAGGTGATGGGCAACCAAAGATTATTGTGCCATTGGTAGGGAAAACGAATAAAGAGTTATTGGATGAAGCAGAAAGTATAGTTAAATTGCAACCAGATATAGTTGAATGGAGAGTAGACAAGTATGAAGAAGTGAAGCAAATTCAAGCTGTAACAACCCTCTTAGACAGATTGAAAAAAGTTTTAATAGACATCCCTATCTTATTCACCTTTCGAACTGTAAAAGAGGGCGGAGACTGTAAAATATCTCACTCTTATTATTGGACCCTGCTGGAAGCAATAGTAAACACAGGGCAGGTTGAACTCATGGATGTTGAATTATTCTATGATCAAAAAGCCAAAATAAAGGAATTTATAGAAAAAGCACAAGGAGTCGATATGAAAGTGGTCATATCTAACCATGATTTTACGAAAACTCCTACTAACGAGGAACTTGCCTTTCGTCTTTATCAAATGGAAAAATTAGGTGCAGATGTATTAAAGATAGCTGTTATGCCAATTACAAGTAGAGATGTGCTGAATTTAATGCATAGCACTTTGTCTGCAAAAGAAAATGGTGTGCAACAACCGATGATTACCATGGCAATGGGGCAATTAGGAATTATAAGCAGGCTTTCTGGAGAACTGTTTGGCTCAACTGCTACTTTTGCAGCAGGTAAGAAGACCTCAGCACCTGGACAGATTGGTATCGAGTCAGTTAGATCAAGCTTGAAGTTATTGAAACTTTAA
- a CDS encoding shikimate kinase: MDNNTSIILIGFMGSGKTTIGQELANLMDREFIDLDKEIERKYNLKTTEIFEKYGETVFRQEEKRMVIHFAKQKNKVISLGGGAFLQNEVRDFCLENGIVIYLEIEWEAWLQRLDELISDRPLLQGKSINEIKQLFDTRREIYERNHIRIITDHQTVAETALQIKKETEDIATQ, from the coding sequence ATGGATAACAATACTAGTATTATTTTAATTGGATTTATGGGCAGTGGAAAAACAACGATTGGGCAAGAGCTTGCAAATCTTATGGACCGTGAATTCATTGATCTTGATAAGGAAATAGAAAGAAAATATAACTTAAAAACGACTGAGATTTTTGAGAAATATGGAGAAACGGTATTTCGTCAAGAAGAAAAGAGAATGGTCATTCACTTTGCAAAACAGAAAAATAAAGTGATTTCTCTAGGAGGGGGAGCCTTTCTGCAAAATGAAGTTAGAGATTTTTGTCTAGAAAACGGTATCGTTATTTATTTGGAAATTGAATGGGAAGCATGGTTGCAAAGATTGGATGAACTAATTTCTGACAGGCCTTTACTACAAGGAAAAAGTATAAACGAAATTAAACAGTTATTTGATACACGTAGAGAAATTTATGAAAGAAATCACATTAGAATTATAACGGATCACCAGACAGTAGCCGAGACTGCTCTACAAATTAAAAAGGAAACAGAGGATATAGCTACTCAATAA
- the clpP gene encoding ATP-dependent Clp endopeptidase proteolytic subunit ClpP: protein MNLIPTVIEQTNRGERAYDIYSRLLKDRIIMLGSAIDDNVANSIVAQLLFLEAEDPDKDISLYINSPGGSITAGMAIFDTMQFIKPNVSTICTGMAASMGAFLLAAGEKGKRYALPNSEVMIHQPLGGTQGQATDIEIHAKRIIQMREKINEILSERTGQPIEVIERDTDRDNFMTAEKSVDYGLIDKILTRNSDK from the coding sequence ATGAACTTAATTCCTACAGTTATTGAACAGACAAACCGCGGTGAACGCGCATATGACATTTATTCACGTTTATTGAAAGACCGTATTATTATGCTTGGTAGTGCCATTGATGATAACGTGGCCAACTCCATTGTTGCCCAATTACTTTTCTTGGAAGCAGAAGATCCGGATAAGGATATCTCCTTATACATCAACTCTCCAGGTGGATCTATCACTGCAGGTATGGCAATTTTCGATACCATGCAATTTATTAAACCGAATGTTTCCACCATCTGTACAGGTATGGCTGCATCTATGGGTGCCTTTTTACTTGCTGCTGGTGAGAAGGGAAAACGCTATGCATTACCAAATAGTGAAGTTATGATTCACCAACCTTTAGGTGGGACACAAGGACAAGCAACAGATATCGAGATCCATGCTAAACGTATTATTCAGATGCGCGAAAAGATTAACGAGATCTTATCAGAACGCACCGGCCAACCTATTGAAGTAATTGAACGTGACACAGACCGTGATAACTTCATGACAGCTGAAAAATCAGTTGATTATGGCCTGATTGACAAAATTTTAACAAGAAATTCCGATAAGTAA
- a CDS encoding HPr family phosphocarrier protein: MVEKSVNVQLETGLQARPAAQFVQEANRYSANLFLEKDGKKVNAKSIMGLMSLAITNGESITLIADGIDEEEAIQHLISFVSNI, translated from the coding sequence TTGGTGGAAAAATCCGTCAATGTTCAATTGGAAACAGGTTTACAAGCAAGACCAGCAGCACAGTTTGTTCAAGAGGCAAACCGTTATTCGGCAAATCTGTTTCTTGAAAAAGATGGGAAAAAAGTGAATGCAAAAAGTATTATGGGGTTAATGAGTCTGGCAATTACAAATGGAGAAAGTATTACATTGATTGCTGACGGTATTGACGAAGAAGAGGCCATACAACATTTAATCTCATTTGTTTCAAATATATAA
- the whiA gene encoding DNA-binding protein WhiA has translation MSFASEIKKELTSIEVEECCRHAELSALIRMNGALSLSKQRYVLDIQTENAAIARRIYSLIKSIYTIPVELLVRKKMKLKKNNVYIVRLKEDVSSLLADLDILQGTHTFVRTISPKYLKEACCRRAYLRGVFLAGGSINNPETSSYHLEIANYYQEHNDALCDLLNDFGLHARKLERKNGFIVYMKEAEKITEFLSIIGAHNALFKFEDVRIVRDMRNSVNRLVNCETANLNKTIGAAFRQIENINLIDKTVGLDQLPEKLREIAILRVQHQDVSLKELGELVSSGKISKSGVNHRLKKIDEFAEKIKRGEAIMEK, from the coding sequence ATGTCTTTTGCATCAGAAATAAAAAAAGAGTTAACATCAATTGAAGTTGAGGAATGCTGCAGGCATGCGGAGCTCTCAGCTCTAATTCGTATGAATGGAGCACTCTCATTATCGAAGCAACGTTACGTTCTCGACATTCAAACAGAAAATGCAGCAATTGCGCGAAGAATATATTCCTTGATTAAGTCGATTTATACGATTCCGGTAGAGTTACTTGTACGAAAGAAAATGAAGCTGAAAAAAAATAATGTATATATTGTGAGATTAAAGGAAGATGTAAGTAGTTTATTAGCTGATTTAGACATTTTGCAAGGCACCCACACATTTGTCCGTACCATATCACCAAAGTATTTGAAAGAGGCTTGCTGTAGGCGTGCATATCTTCGTGGAGTATTTCTTGCAGGTGGCTCCATTAATAATCCGGAGACCTCTTCCTATCATTTGGAAATAGCAAATTATTACCAGGAGCACAATGATGCTTTATGCGATTTACTAAACGATTTTGGACTACATGCCAGGAAGCTGGAGAGAAAGAATGGCTTTATTGTGTATATGAAAGAAGCAGAAAAAATCACTGAGTTTCTAAGCATTATTGGCGCACATAATGCATTGTTTAAATTTGAGGATGTTCGGATTGTTCGTGACATGCGAAATTCAGTGAATAGATTAGTGAATTGTGAAACTGCAAATTTAAATAAAACAATTGGTGCAGCGTTTCGACAAATTGAGAATATCAACCTAATTGATAAAACGGTTGGGCTTGATCAATTACCAGAAAAACTCCGGGAAATTGCTATTCTACGTGTCCAGCATCAAGATGTATCTCTGAAAGAGCTGGGAGAGTTAGTCTCAAGTGGTAAAATTTCAAAATCAGGTGTAAACCATAGACTAAAAAAAATAGATGAATTTGCCGAAAAGATTAAGCGTGGAGAAGCAATAATGGAAAAGTAA
- the yvcK gene encoding YvcK family protein, with product MTENKQPQVVVVGGGTGMPVLLRGLKNLPIQLTSLVTVADDGGSTGRIRNEMAIPAPGDIRNVIAALSDAEPMLLELFQHRFNVGNGLSGHSLGNLLLAAMATITGNFNKGIKEISRVLNVKGKIYPISNDNMSLHARMTDGTVISGESNIPLSNKHIERVFLSPQPVEPLPNAIRALERADLIVIAPGSLYTSIMPTIIMPGVADAIQHAKAKVVYVCNVMTQAGETTGYTASDHVQAIFDHIGKGTIDSIVVHNEPIKKAVRAVYAEENAEPVVYDIERLLEMGLQIIEGDIIDHSQSTLRHDNDKVAKLLYSIIDK from the coding sequence ATGACAGAAAATAAGCAGCCTCAAGTAGTCGTAGTTGGGGGAGGTACAGGCATGCCTGTACTACTCAGAGGTTTGAAAAATCTGCCCATTCAACTGACCTCACTTGTTACTGTGGCTGATGATGGTGGAAGTACAGGGAGAATAAGAAATGAGATGGCAATCCCGGCTCCAGGTGATATTCGTAATGTCATTGCTGCCTTGTCTGACGCTGAACCGATGTTACTGGAATTATTCCAACACCGTTTTAATGTAGGGAATGGCTTATCAGGTCATTCGCTTGGTAATTTATTGCTTGCGGCAATGGCAACAATAACTGGAAATTTTAATAAAGGGATTAAAGAAATCTCCAGAGTATTAAATGTAAAAGGTAAAATATACCCAATATCTAATGACAATATGTCTTTACATGCAAGGATGACAGACGGGACTGTCATATCGGGTGAATCAAATATACCATTGTCTAATAAACATATTGAAAGGGTGTTTCTTAGCCCTCAACCTGTAGAACCTTTACCTAATGCTATTCGTGCGTTGGAAAGGGCTGATTTAATTGTAATAGCGCCCGGGAGCTTGTATACAAGTATTATGCCTACAATTATTATGCCGGGTGTGGCTGATGCTATACAACATGCAAAAGCAAAAGTAGTGTATGTATGTAATGTTATGACCCAAGCTGGAGAGACTACTGGATATACGGCATCTGATCATGTACAGGCAATTTTTGACCATATTGGCAAAGGCACGATCGATTCTATTGTGGTACATAATGAACCTATAAAGAAAGCAGTGCGGGCCGTATATGCGGAGGAAAATGCAGAACCGGTTGTATACGATATAGAAAGACTATTGGAAATGGGTTTGCAAATCATTGAAGGGGATATTATTGATCATTCCCAATCTACACTACGTCATGATAATGATAAAGTAGCCAAACTCCTGTATTCCATTATAGATAAATAA
- the rapZ gene encoding RNase adapter RapZ, producing MRNGEQETKLVIITGMSGAGKTVAVQSFEDLGYYCVDNLPPTLLPKFLELMKDSTNNIRKVALVMDLRGREFFDSLFEALDGLAKEDWLEEQILFLDAKNEKLVSRYKETRRAHPLAVEGLPLNGIKQERKMLDELRGRAQRIIDTTNLKPKELREIILENYTEEKQETFSVHCVSFGFKYGLPIDADLVFDVRFLPNPHYVEQMRPLTGLDEDVSSYVFKWSDTQKFKEKVLDLLQFMLPQYKKEGKSQLVVAIGCTGGQHRSVALTEFFAKELSSNYITHVSHRDIAKRKGR from the coding sequence ATGAGAAACGGAGAACAAGAAACTAAATTAGTTATTATTACTGGAATGTCCGGTGCGGGAAAGACAGTTGCTGTTCAAAGTTTTGAGGATTTGGGTTATTATTGCGTGGACAATTTGCCTCCAACGCTTTTACCTAAATTTTTGGAGTTAATGAAGGACTCAACTAATAATATAAGAAAAGTTGCTCTGGTAATGGATTTACGGGGCCGTGAGTTTTTTGACTCTCTCTTTGAAGCATTGGATGGCCTTGCGAAGGAAGATTGGTTAGAGGAGCAAATTCTATTTCTTGATGCAAAAAATGAGAAACTGGTAAGTAGATACAAGGAAACACGAAGGGCTCACCCTTTGGCAGTAGAGGGCCTTCCTTTAAATGGGATTAAACAGGAACGGAAAATGCTTGATGAGCTAAGAGGGAGAGCACAACGAATTATAGATACAACAAATTTGAAGCCAAAAGAATTAAGAGAAATAATTTTAGAAAATTATACGGAGGAAAAGCAAGAAACCTTCTCAGTCCATTGCGTTTCATTTGGATTCAAATATGGATTGCCTATTGATGCTGATTTAGTTTTTGATGTTCGATTCCTCCCGAATCCACATTATGTAGAGCAAATGCGACCACTAACTGGGTTGGATGAAGATGTTTCATCTTATGTATTTAAATGGTCGGATACACAGAAATTCAAAGAGAAGGTTTTAGATCTGTTACAATTCATGCTCCCACAATATAAAAAAGAGGGTAAATCCCAACTAGTTGTAGCAATAGGATGTACTGGCGGACAACATCGTTCAGTAGCGCTTACTGAGTTTTTTGCAAAAGAGCTCTCATCAAATTATATTACGCATGTCAGTCACCGTGACATTGCCAAAAGAAAGGGACGTTAA
- a CDS encoding 8-oxo-dGTP diphosphatase, which produces MQRVTNCILIDNNHILLMKKPRRGWYAIPGGKMELGESIKESVTREYQEETALTLIDPQLMGSFTFTIHKGEKVVQEWMMFTFVCEKYEGNLIEFCREGELEWVPAEKVKYLPMAEGDRKIFQHVLNSSSMLYGSFSYSEDYELINLRLDPIVN; this is translated from the coding sequence ATGCAGCGAGTAACGAACTGTATATTAATAGATAATAACCACATATTATTAATGAAAAAGCCGAGACGCGGCTGGTACGCCATACCTGGCGGAAAAATGGAGCTTGGTGAATCGATCAAAGAATCTGTTACCCGTGAATATCAGGAAGAGACAGCACTTACTCTTATAGATCCTCAATTAATGGGAAGTTTCACTTTTACGATTCATAAAGGCGAAAAAGTGGTGCAGGAATGGATGATGTTTACTTTCGTATGTGAGAAATATGAAGGAAACTTAATAGAATTCTGTAGAGAAGGTGAATTGGAATGGGTTCCTGCAGAAAAAGTGAAATATCTGCCAATGGCTGAAGGAGACCGTAAAATCTTTCAACATGTTTTAAATTCGTCCTCCATGTTATATGGTTCTTTTTCCTATTCAGAGGATTATGAACTGATTAATTTACGGTTGGATCCCATAGTTAATTAA
- the trxB gene encoding thioredoxin-disulfide reductase: protein MSEERIYDVIIAGAGPAGMTAAVYASRANLDTLMIERGIPGGQMANTEDVENYPGYEHILGPDLSNKMFEHAKKFGAEYAYGDIKEVIDHGDYKTLIAGKKEYKTRSLIITTGAQYKKLGIPGEEELSGRGVSYCAVCDGAFFKNKNLIVIGGGDSAVEEGIYLTRFAEKVTVVHRRDELRAQKILQDRAFDNDKMDFIWDTVVEKINEKDGKVGSATLKNNKTGEVYDQAIDGTFIYIGMVPLSEPFKSLNITNEEGYIPTDEHMATSIPGIFAAGDIREKTLRQIVTATGDGSIAAESAIKYVEDLSEELKASAK from the coding sequence ATGTCCGAAGAACGTATTTATGATGTAATCATTGCAGGTGCCGGACCGGCCGGAATGACTGCAGCAGTATATGCTTCCAGAGCAAATTTGGATACATTAATGATTGAGCGAGGAATCCCAGGTGGTCAAATGGCCAATACGGAAGATGTGGAGAACTATCCGGGGTATGAACATATCCTAGGTCCAGATCTCTCTAATAAAATGTTTGAGCATGCTAAGAAGTTTGGTGCCGAATATGCTTATGGAGATATTAAAGAAGTCATTGACCATGGTGATTATAAAACGCTCATTGCTGGGAAAAAAGAATATAAAACAAGATCACTTATCATTACTACAGGAGCTCAATATAAGAAATTAGGCATACCTGGTGAAGAAGAGTTAAGTGGTAGAGGCGTTTCATATTGCGCTGTATGTGACGGGGCCTTCTTTAAAAACAAAAATCTAATCGTAATCGGTGGAGGTGACTCGGCCGTAGAAGAGGGTATTTATTTGACACGGTTCGCCGAAAAGGTAACAGTAGTTCACCGTCGTGACGAATTACGCGCTCAAAAAATACTACAGGATCGTGCCTTTGATAACGATAAGATGGATTTCATCTGGGATACTGTAGTTGAGAAAATTAACGAGAAAGATGGAAAAGTTGGCAGTGCCACTCTAAAAAATAATAAGACCGGGGAAGTATATGATCAAGCTATTGATGGAACGTTTATCTATATCGGCATGGTACCATTGAGCGAGCCGTTTAAATCTTTAAATATCACAAACGAAGAAGGATATATTCCTACAGATGAACATATGGCTACATCGATTCCGGGAATATTTGCAGCAGGAGACATTCGTGAAAAAACACTTCGACAAATTGTTACAGCAACTGGTGACGGAAGTATTGCAGCTGAGAGTGCTATAAAATATGTTGAAGACCTTTCAGAAGAATTAAAGGCAAGCGCTAAATAA
- a CDS encoding lipopolysaccharide assembly protein LapB, translating into MQQAKEKSQEKSNNVIPFIPEGDFYFTKGVEAFQKRKFDIAIKWLRKATEAKPEDPLYACQMSIIYTEIGAYHAANQLLTKVLQTTDYVDCYYLIANNYAHLGLLNDAKKYVNYYLEKEPDGDFHEEAHSLLELIDFDEDDDEWELEDEDEILIYQETVFYHMEYMEWEKALPLIEEMMTLFPEHKMAKYDYTHALFFSGHEDEAIQKELDILKEEPTALYSHTNLALFYYQLGKIKEYRTCIETLRNVYPIHAQQKLRIAVTMARTDNLQEAYERFYQLTKRLVKSHPSYFRWFSYTAYHVGETDKAVALWEEGCKRHPSLSKEKHPWLDE; encoded by the coding sequence ATGCAACAAGCAAAAGAAAAAAGCCAAGAAAAATCTAACAATGTTATACCTTTTATTCCTGAAGGTGATTTTTATTTCACAAAGGGTGTAGAAGCTTTTCAAAAAAGAAAATTTGATATTGCGATAAAATGGCTGCGAAAGGCAACGGAGGCAAAACCTGAAGATCCGTTATATGCCTGCCAAATGTCAATTATATATACAGAAATTGGTGCTTACCATGCAGCTAACCAGCTGTTAACTAAGGTGTTACAAACAACGGACTACGTGGATTGTTATTATTTAATTGCAAATAATTACGCCCACTTAGGCCTACTTAATGATGCTAAAAAGTATGTTAATTATTATCTTGAGAAAGAACCGGATGGCGATTTTCACGAAGAAGCGCATAGCTTGCTTGAATTAATTGACTTTGATGAAGATGATGATGAGTGGGAATTAGAAGATGAAGATGAGATTCTCATTTACCAGGAAACAGTTTTCTATCACATGGAGTATATGGAGTGGGAAAAAGCACTCCCGTTAATTGAAGAAATGATGACATTATTTCCTGAACACAAAATGGCTAAATACGATTATACACATGCATTATTCTTTTCAGGACACGAAGATGAGGCCATCCAAAAAGAACTTGATATTCTAAAAGAAGAACCAACCGCTCTCTATTCACATACAAACCTTGCATTATTTTATTATCAATTGGGCAAGATAAAAGAATATAGAACGTGTATTGAGACATTGAGAAATGTTTATCCGATTCATGCCCAACAAAAGTTAAGAATCGCGGTGACTATGGCGCGAACAGATAATTTACAAGAGGCTTACGAACGTTTTTATCAGTTAACAAAGCGTCTTGTGAAAAGCCACCCCTCTTATTTCCGATGGTTTAGCTATACAGCTTATCATGTAGGAGAGACTGATAAGGCCGTTGCATTATGGGAAGAGGGCTGTAAAAGACATCCATCCCTATCTAAAGAAAAACATCCATGGCTGGATGAATGA